In the Pseudomonadota bacterium genome, one interval contains:
- a CDS encoding DNA topoisomerase 4 subunit A encodes MARRRQNQLKLFEGGAGAAGPPVIDDAPLVQEARRRYLHYALSVITSRALPDVRDGLKPVQRRILFTMYRELRLRHDAKPRKCAAIVGDVMGKYHPHGDTALYDALVRLAQPFVMRAPLVEGHGNFGSPDGDAAAAMRYTEARLQALADELLRELGQQTVAYRPSYDAMRFEPVVLPARFPNLLVNGSQGIAVGMATSIPPHNLGEVVKACVALIDDPELSLRQLLRSIRGPDFPTGGELLGTKGELAAIYACGQGTLKLRATWRGVESRRGGSIVIDTIPYGVERGTIVKRVADVIVARKLPGAVDVRDESTEECRIVIELKKDADPQLVMAYLYKHTPLASNVQVNLTCLVPTANPDIAAPSRVDLLTLLRHFLAFRMEVVTKRLQYELDELLKRIHVLEGLEIVFDALDEAIRIIRRAEGRQDAAGRLMKRFDLDQAQVDAILELRLYRLAQLEILMIRKELKDKRKDAARIAQLLESPAARWKLIRAELLELADTYRDPRRTRVRAEVDEPEYDAEAYIVQEDAVALLTQQGWIKRQREVKDLKATRMRDGDSLLDVAAGSTKACVALFSNQGSCYVCRVIDIPATSGYGVPVQKLFKLGDGERIVAMLGLDSRVLDVPEASEEATEPEAPFALAVTRRGLTLRFSLRGHRDPSTRSGRKFMRVGKNDEVLYVGVCDPGDPVACVTQQGRAVICDSDEIALLSGPGKGVILIRLQENDAVIGARVLGQEDAALVALREGGKAYKITTRRYQTAARAGKGYVLFKRGSFVAVQAPELVVPQLEEPA; translated from the coding sequence GTGGCACGGCGAAGACAGAATCAGCTCAAGCTGTTCGAGGGAGGTGCGGGTGCGGCGGGACCACCGGTGATCGACGACGCGCCTCTGGTGCAGGAGGCGCGACGCCGTTACCTGCATTACGCGCTCAGCGTCATCACCTCGCGCGCACTGCCCGACGTGCGGGACGGGCTCAAGCCTGTCCAGCGCCGCATTCTCTTCACGATGTACAGGGAACTGCGGCTGCGGCACGACGCCAAGCCGCGCAAGTGCGCGGCCATAGTGGGGGACGTCATGGGTAAGTACCATCCGCATGGAGACACGGCGCTCTACGACGCCCTGGTGCGGCTTGCCCAGCCCTTTGTGATGCGCGCGCCGCTGGTCGAAGGCCACGGCAATTTCGGGTCGCCGGACGGAGACGCCGCCGCAGCCATGCGCTACACCGAGGCGCGATTGCAGGCGCTCGCTGATGAGCTGCTTCGCGAGCTCGGACAGCAAACGGTCGCGTACCGGCCCAGCTACGACGCAATGCGCTTCGAGCCTGTGGTCTTGCCGGCACGCTTTCCGAACCTGCTGGTCAATGGCTCCCAGGGCATCGCCGTGGGCATGGCCACCTCGATTCCGCCTCACAACCTCGGCGAGGTCGTCAAAGCCTGCGTGGCGCTGATCGACGACCCAGAGCTCAGCCTGCGCCAGCTGCTCCGGTCCATTCGCGGGCCGGATTTCCCAACCGGGGGAGAGCTCCTCGGCACCAAAGGGGAGCTCGCAGCGATCTACGCCTGCGGCCAGGGCACGCTGAAGCTGCGCGCGACCTGGCGTGGGGTGGAGTCGCGTCGCGGGGGCTCCATCGTGATCGATACCATTCCCTATGGAGTGGAACGCGGCACGATCGTCAAGCGGGTCGCCGACGTGATAGTGGCGCGCAAGCTACCGGGCGCGGTGGATGTCCGCGACGAGAGCACCGAGGAGTGCCGCATCGTGATCGAGCTCAAGAAGGACGCCGACCCGCAGCTGGTCATGGCCTACCTCTACAAGCACACCCCGCTCGCGAGCAACGTGCAGGTCAACCTCACCTGTCTCGTCCCCACAGCCAATCCCGACATCGCGGCACCGTCGCGGGTCGATCTGCTCACGCTGCTGCGCCATTTCCTCGCGTTTCGCATGGAGGTCGTCACGAAGCGGCTCCAGTACGAGCTCGACGAATTGCTCAAGCGCATCCATGTTCTCGAGGGCCTGGAAATCGTCTTCGACGCGCTCGATGAAGCTATTCGCATCATCCGCCGCGCGGAAGGCAGGCAGGACGCCGCCGGCAGGTTGATGAAGCGCTTCGATCTGGATCAGGCGCAGGTGGATGCGATCCTGGAGCTACGTTTGTACAGGCTGGCACAACTCGAGATCTTGATGATCCGCAAAGAGCTCAAGGACAAGCGCAAGGATGCCGCCCGCATTGCGCAGCTGCTCGAGAGTCCCGCCGCGCGCTGGAAGCTGATCCGAGCCGAGCTGTTGGAGCTGGCCGACACGTATCGCGATCCGCGGCGCACCCGGGTTCGTGCAGAGGTTGACGAACCCGAATACGACGCGGAAGCGTACATCGTGCAGGAGGATGCCGTCGCGCTGTTGACACAACAGGGCTGGATCAAGCGCCAGCGCGAGGTCAAGGATCTCAAGGCGACCCGGATGCGTGATGGCGACAGCCTGTTGGATGTGGCAGCTGGCTCCACCAAAGCCTGTGTCGCCCTGTTTTCGAATCAGGGCAGCTGCTACGTATGTCGCGTCATCGACATTCCCGCGACCAGCGGTTACGGCGTCCCGGTGCAGAAGCTGTTCAAGTTGGGGGACGGTGAGCGAATCGTCGCGATGCTCGGTCTCGACTCGCGCGTTCTGGATGTGCCAGAGGCTTCGGAGGAAGCGACCGAGCCGGAGGCACCCTTTGCTTTGGCGGTGACACGACGGGGGTTGACGTTGCGCTTTTCCTTGCGCGGTCATCGCGACCCCAGCACTCGCAGCGGCCGCAAGTTCATGCGAGTCGGCAAGAACGATGAAGTGCTCTACGTCGGGGTCTGCGATCCGGGCGATCCGGTTGCGTGCGTTACGCAGCAGGGCAGGGCGGTGATCTGCGACTCGGATGAGATCGCGCTGCTGTCGGGTCCGGGTAAGGGGGTGATTCTGATCCGCCTGCAGGAAAACGACGCGGTGATCGGGGCCAGAGTGTTGGGGCAAGAGGACGCTGCCTTGGTTGCGCTGCGTGAGGGCGGCAAGGCCTACAAGATAACGACGCGGCGCTATCAGACCGCCGCGCGCGCCGGCAAGGGATACGTGCTGTTCAAGCGCGGTAGCTTTGTGGCAGTGCAAGCACCGGAGCTCGTCGTGCCACAACTGGAGGAACCGGCGTGA
- a CDS encoding type IIA DNA topoisomerase subunit B: MTAPAAYTAKDIEVLEGLEPVRKRPAMYIGGVDARGYHQLLWELLDNAVDEAINGHAKKIEVQLHPDHKGATVGDDGRGIPIDKHPKFKKPALELILCTLHAGGKFRNASYQVAGGLHGVGSSVVNALSQGMDVNVRRQGHEYRQSFSRGAPTSKLKKLAATKQRGTRIDFRPDPEIFGKKMAFDVARVRDRLEAKAYLHKGLKLVFVDGATNKREQFFHPGGIVDFLGKLVAERGKAAIHPAAFTLERNGDTRIELALQWTEATDDVVRSYANGIPTPSGGTHENGLKQGIGKAIRNYMLTHKLSPKGVSVTAEDIREGLVVILSVYVHEPQFQGQTKDRLNNPEVSSQVEGTLRTALEQWLHDNSSLAEAIVARIIAAARAREASRAASQQVQRKTAVSHRLNLPGKLADCSSTDPSVSELFLVEGDSAGGNAKQGRDRTTQAILPLRGKVLNAERASTAAVLGNRELQDVVSVLGCGVGKSFDLTRLRYGRIFLLMDADSDGYHISTLLLTFFFRHLPELIRRGYVYLALPPLYRIDVGKETHWILDDEEKDRLLSQLGEGAKIDISRFKGLGEMSAAELKQTTLDPGRRRALRVTIESELEADRAVNALMGRDASERYRFIMEHAPAVQAAELDV; the protein is encoded by the coding sequence GTGACCGCACCGGCCGCGTACACAGCAAAAGACATCGAAGTGCTCGAGGGGTTGGAGCCGGTGCGCAAGCGTCCGGCCATGTACATCGGCGGGGTCGATGCGCGGGGCTACCATCAGCTGCTGTGGGAACTCTTGGACAATGCGGTGGATGAGGCCATCAACGGGCATGCGAAGAAGATCGAGGTGCAGCTGCATCCGGATCACAAGGGCGCAACGGTCGGCGACGACGGGCGCGGCATTCCCATCGACAAGCACCCCAAGTTCAAGAAGCCAGCGCTCGAGCTGATCCTCTGCACGCTTCACGCGGGTGGCAAGTTTCGGAATGCGAGCTATCAAGTGGCCGGTGGACTGCACGGAGTGGGATCGTCGGTCGTCAACGCGCTTTCGCAAGGGATGGACGTAAACGTTCGCCGCCAGGGTCACGAATACCGGCAGAGCTTCTCTCGGGGCGCGCCGACCTCGAAGCTGAAGAAGCTTGCGGCGACGAAGCAGCGCGGCACGAGGATCGACTTCCGACCGGATCCGGAAATCTTCGGCAAGAAGATGGCCTTCGACGTTGCAAGGGTGCGCGACCGGCTCGAGGCCAAGGCCTATTTGCACAAAGGACTGAAGCTAGTCTTCGTCGATGGAGCCACGAACAAGCGCGAGCAGTTTTTTCACCCCGGCGGCATCGTGGATTTCTTGGGCAAGCTTGTGGCGGAGCGCGGCAAGGCCGCCATCCATCCCGCTGCGTTCACCCTGGAACGCAACGGGGACACCCGCATTGAATTGGCGCTGCAGTGGACGGAAGCGACAGACGACGTTGTGAGGTCGTACGCCAACGGCATTCCGACGCCTTCGGGGGGGACGCACGAGAACGGCCTCAAGCAGGGTATCGGCAAGGCCATCCGCAACTACATGTTGACCCACAAGCTGTCTCCCAAAGGCGTCAGTGTCACGGCCGAGGACATTCGGGAGGGGCTGGTGGTCATCCTGAGCGTATATGTGCACGAACCGCAGTTTCAGGGTCAGACCAAGGACCGCTTGAACAACCCTGAAGTGTCGTCGCAGGTCGAGGGCACACTACGAACGGCGCTCGAGCAGTGGCTTCACGACAACAGCAGCCTGGCGGAGGCCATCGTGGCCCGCATCATCGCGGCGGCCCGGGCGCGCGAAGCCAGTCGAGCCGCCAGCCAGCAGGTGCAGCGCAAGACGGCCGTCAGTCATCGACTGAACCTCCCGGGTAAACTTGCCGACTGCTCGAGCACCGATCCCAGCGTCAGCGAGCTCTTTCTGGTGGAGGGCGACAGCGCCGGTGGCAATGCGAAGCAGGGCCGGGATCGGACGACGCAAGCGATCCTGCCTCTGCGAGGCAAAGTGCTGAACGCCGAGCGGGCCAGCACTGCAGCCGTGCTTGGCAACCGCGAGCTTCAGGATGTGGTTTCTGTCTTGGGGTGTGGCGTCGGCAAGAGCTTCGACCTTACACGCCTCCGCTACGGTAGGATCTTTCTTTTGATGGATGCGGATTCCGATGGCTATCACATCTCGACGCTGCTCTTGACGTTCTTCTTCAGGCACCTGCCGGAGCTGATTCGGCGTGGTTACGTGTATCTCGCGCTGCCACCGCTCTATCGGATCGACGTGGGCAAGGAGACGCACTGGATCCTGGACGACGAGGAGAAGGATCGGCTGCTGTCACAGCTGGGCGAAGGCGCGAAGATCGATATCAGTCGCTTCAAGGGGCTTGGAGAGATGTCGGCGGCCGAGCTGAAACAGACGACGCTGGACCCGGGCCGGCGGCGCGCTCTTCGGGTCACCATCGAAAGCGAGCTGGAGGCCGACCGGGCAGTCAACGCGCTCATGGGTCGCGATGCCTCGGAGCGTTACCGCTTTATCATGGAGCATGCGCCAGCCGTACAGGCCGCGGAGCTCGACGTCTGA
- a CDS encoding methylmalonyl-CoA mutase family protein, which yields MTSLSAVAAANAAHEPVRVVTAASLFDGHDAAINIMRRLLQSSGAEVIHLGHDRSVDDVVEAAIEEDAHAVAVSSYQGGHMEFFRYLVDRLRDQQAGHIRVYGGGGGTILPSEIEELQAYGVARIFSPEDGRTMGLKGMIRSILDDCASNPRPDPAPGAEPSAAEPLIVGRLISWLEARRGPNKELAKLRERLQRRAGARPAPVVGLTGPGGAGKSSLLDELVLRFRRDLPDRKLAIVLIDPSRRRSGGALLGDRLRMNAIHGRHVYVRSLATRQAHLALSDAARDAVLVLQASGYDLVVVETAGIGQSDSEIIDQADLSLYVMTPEYGAPSQLEKIDMLELADMVVVNKCDRQGAEDALRDVRKQWKRNHGQPSPPDGSIPVFGCVASHWNDAGLERIYSALRQRLAEAGWTGFRPPALRSESVSRPAPKLIPDDRVRYLAEIAASVRDYRKRTREQAEHASQAYGLERAISALERLDTEPPMDAEPPMDAEPPMDAELLQAQRTLRRPESKGAPPRTGDAGGSKGTACTNAEATALLRRRYDSACRRLDKDVLEQLQDWPQTLERYQTDEQTYRVRKRTLRVSNNVETLSHSQLPKVALPQTREWGELVRFLRMENLPGRFPFTAGVFPFKREGEEPARMFAGEGGPERTNRRFHYLARGQSAARLSTAFDSVTLYGCDPHLRPDIYGKVGNSGVSVCTLDDAKRLYSGFDLCDPKTSVSMTINGPAPMLLAFFLNAAIDQQVERHLRSQGKLEEARSRAAQGASLPSYRGELPKQHTGLGLGLLGISGDQVVDRETYGRIKADVLKQVRGTVQADILKEDQAQNTCIFSTDFALKLMGDMQAHFVEQGVRNFYSVSVSGYHIAEAGANPITQLALTLANGFTYCEYYLARGMPVDGFAPNFSFFFSNGLDAEYNVIGRVARRIWSIAMRDRYAASERSQKLKYHVQTSGRSLHAQEMAFNDIRTTLQALMALQDHCNSLHTNAYDEAVTTPTEESVRRALAIQLIIQRELGLGKCENPLQGSYVIERLTDTVEEAVLDEFERLSARGGVLGAMETLYQRSRIQEESLYYESLKHSGELPVIGVNTFEAKSTSTAPARPREIMRSSDEEKQAQLENLKAFHGRHRSTSGPALERLKSVGRTGDNVFGELMETVKHASLGQISDALFQIGGRYRRAM from the coding sequence ATGACCTCGCTTTCGGCAGTCGCAGCGGCTAACGCCGCGCATGAACCGGTTAGGGTCGTGACCGCGGCATCGCTTTTCGACGGCCACGACGCCGCGATCAATATCATGCGCCGCCTGCTGCAGTCCTCGGGCGCCGAGGTTATCCATCTCGGTCACGATCGCTCCGTGGACGATGTGGTCGAGGCGGCGATCGAGGAAGACGCACATGCCGTGGCCGTGTCGTCGTACCAGGGCGGCCACATGGAGTTCTTTCGCTACCTCGTAGATCGACTGCGCGATCAGCAGGCCGGCCACATTCGCGTGTACGGCGGCGGCGGTGGCACCATCCTGCCGAGTGAAATCGAGGAGCTTCAAGCTTACGGCGTCGCCCGCATATTCAGCCCGGAAGACGGCCGCACCATGGGCCTCAAGGGAATGATCCGGTCGATCCTCGATGACTGCGCCTCGAACCCCCGACCCGACCCCGCACCCGGCGCCGAGCCATCGGCAGCCGAGCCCCTGATCGTTGGTCGCCTGATCAGCTGGCTGGAGGCCCGAAGGGGACCCAACAAGGAGCTCGCCAAGCTGCGCGAACGCCTGCAGCGCCGAGCCGGCGCTCGACCTGCGCCCGTGGTTGGCCTCACTGGGCCTGGCGGCGCTGGAAAATCGAGCCTGCTCGATGAGCTCGTGCTGCGCTTCCGGCGCGACCTGCCCGATCGGAAGCTCGCGATCGTGCTCATCGACCCCAGTCGTCGCCGCTCGGGCGGAGCATTGCTTGGCGACCGGTTGCGCATGAATGCGATCCACGGGCGCCACGTGTACGTGCGCTCGCTCGCCACCCGCCAGGCACACCTTGCGCTCTCCGACGCCGCCCGCGATGCCGTGCTCGTGTTGCAGGCTTCCGGCTACGATCTGGTCGTGGTGGAAACCGCAGGTATCGGCCAAAGCGATTCCGAGATCATCGATCAGGCGGACCTGTCCCTGTACGTGATGACCCCCGAATACGGCGCTCCATCCCAACTCGAGAAGATCGACATGCTGGAGCTTGCCGACATGGTTGTCGTGAACAAGTGCGACCGGCAGGGAGCCGAGGACGCCCTGCGCGACGTTCGCAAACAGTGGAAGCGCAACCACGGGCAGCCGTCGCCGCCGGACGGCTCGATTCCGGTCTTCGGCTGCGTGGCGAGCCACTGGAACGACGCCGGCTTGGAGCGGATCTACAGCGCGCTCCGGCAGCGTCTGGCCGAGGCAGGATGGACCGGGTTCCGCCCGCCCGCGCTGCGCAGCGAGAGCGTGTCGCGGCCGGCCCCGAAGCTGATTCCCGACGACCGGGTGCGCTACCTGGCGGAGATCGCGGCCAGCGTGCGCGATTACCGGAAAAGGACTCGCGAACAGGCGGAGCACGCCTCGCAGGCGTACGGGCTGGAGCGCGCCATTTCGGCACTTGAACGCCTGGACACGGAGCCACCCATGGACGCGGAGCCACCCATGGACGCGGAGCCACCCATGGACGCGGAGCTCTTGCAGGCGCAGCGCACGCTCCGGCGCCCAGAGTCGAAGGGCGCGCCGCCCCGAACCGGGGACGCGGGCGGGAGCAAGGGTACCGCGTGCACGAATGCCGAGGCGACCGCGTTGCTGCGTCGCCGCTACGACTCCGCCTGCCGCAGGCTCGATAAAGACGTCCTCGAGCAGCTGCAAGACTGGCCGCAAACGCTGGAGCGCTATCAGACCGACGAGCAGACGTACAGGGTACGGAAGCGCACCCTCCGTGTGTCGAACAACGTCGAAACGCTGTCGCACTCCCAGCTGCCCAAGGTAGCGCTTCCACAGACCCGCGAATGGGGTGAGCTCGTGCGCTTCCTGCGCATGGAGAACCTGCCTGGACGCTTCCCTTTCACGGCGGGGGTCTTCCCTTTCAAGCGCGAAGGCGAGGAACCGGCCCGCATGTTTGCCGGCGAGGGAGGTCCCGAGCGCACGAACCGCCGCTTTCATTACCTTGCCCGGGGCCAGTCCGCCGCGCGCCTTTCCACCGCCTTCGACAGCGTGACCTTATACGGGTGCGATCCCCACCTGCGGCCGGACATCTACGGCAAGGTTGGCAACTCCGGCGTGTCGGTGTGTACCCTCGACGACGCCAAGAGGCTCTACTCCGGCTTTGATCTGTGCGACCCCAAGACCTCCGTGTCCATGACGATCAACGGTCCCGCACCGATGCTGCTGGCCTTCTTTCTCAACGCGGCCATCGACCAGCAGGTAGAAAGGCACCTGCGCAGCCAGGGCAAGCTGGAAGAGGCCCGCTCCCGCGCCGCGCAGGGCGCGAGCTTGCCGTCGTACCGGGGCGAGCTGCCGAAGCAGCACACCGGTCTCGGCCTTGGTCTTTTGGGCATAAGCGGGGATCAGGTGGTCGACCGGGAGACCTACGGGCGCATCAAGGCCGACGTGCTCAAACAAGTACGTGGCACCGTGCAAGCCGACATCCTCAAGGAAGATCAGGCGCAGAACACCTGCATCTTCTCCACCGATTTCGCGCTCAAGCTCATGGGCGACATGCAGGCCCACTTCGTCGAGCAAGGAGTCCGCAACTTCTACTCGGTCTCGGTCTCCGGCTACCACATCGCCGAAGCCGGAGCCAATCCGATCACCCAGCTCGCGCTCACCCTAGCCAACGGCTTCACCTACTGTGAGTACTACCTGGCCCGTGGAATGCCGGTCGATGGCTTCGCTCCCAACTTCTCGTTCTTCTTCAGCAACGGGCTCGACGCCGAGTACAACGTCATCGGCAGGGTGGCACGGCGCATCTGGTCCATCGCGATGCGCGACCGCTACGCCGCCTCCGAGCGCAGCCAGAAGCTCAAGTACCACGTGCAGACTTCGGGTCGTTCGCTGCACGCCCAGGAGATGGCCTTCAACGACATTCGAACCACGCTGCAAGCGCTGATGGCGCTGCAAGACCACTGCAACAGCCTGCACACGAACGCCTACGACGAAGCCGTGACCACGCCGACCGAGGAATCGGTGCGGCGCGCCCTCGCCATCCAGCTCATCATCCAGCGTGAGCTAGGGCTCGGCAAATGCGAAAACCCGTTGCAGGGCTCGTACGTGATCGAGCGGCTGACCGATACCGTGGAGGAGGCCGTGCTCGACGAGTTCGAACGGCTTTCCGCCCGAGGGGGGGTGCTCGGTGCGATGGAGACCCTGTACCAGCGCAGCAGGATCCAAGAGGAGAGCCTCTACTACGAGTCGCTCAAGCACAGCGGCGAGCTGCCGGTGATCGGAGTCAATACCTTCGAGGCCAAGAGCACGAGCACCGCACCTGCACGCCCCCGGGAGATCATGCGCTCGAGCGACGAGGAGAAACAGGCTCAGCTCGAGAACCTGAAGGCCTTTCACGGGCGGCACAGGAGCACCAGCGGCCCGGCGCTTGAGCGCCTGAAGTCCGTTGGGCGCACGGGCGACAACGTCTTTGGCGAACTGATGGAGACGGTCAAGCACGCCAGCCTGGGCCAGATCTCCGACGCGCTTTTCCAGATTGGCGGTCGCTATCGGCGCGCCATGTAG
- the rlmN gene encoding 23S rRNA (adenine(2503)-C(2))-methyltransferase RlmN encodes MLVASALPAPASLLEYLPEEWERLMHEWGQPAYRAKQIFGWLHRKGIFEPDRMSNLPPPVRERLREQGLKSPLSLERAHAGEDETSKLLFRLDDGQAIESVLMPHAASGSPGAVTLCVSSQVGCAMGCVFCASGLSGLKRQLAAAEILGQVLCAPAAGASGGRLRRRGAGSGGMDRNRSGEVVLPRRPRGLVFMGMGEPLHNYGNLARALLLLTHPEGMAFPFRAMTVSTSGLAPEIRRLGRDFEGRVQLAVSLHAADDETRSRLVPLNRRYPIEVLVEAMRSYPVPRRGHLTVEYTLIKGTNASLSDARRLARLLRGMRVRVNLIPMNPVEGSRLRAPDQGSIARFQNELRSAGLRVFVRRRRGDRVAAACGQLALRPELQRLTSPRALQAQHPLEG; translated from the coding sequence ATGCTCGTCGCATCCGCGTTGCCGGCGCCCGCTTCGTTGCTGGAGTACCTTCCCGAGGAGTGGGAGCGCCTCATGCACGAGTGGGGTCAGCCTGCATACAGGGCCAAACAGATCTTTGGCTGGCTTCATCGAAAGGGCATCTTCGAGCCCGACCGTATGAGCAACTTGCCCCCGCCTGTGCGCGAGCGGCTTCGCGAGCAGGGGCTCAAGTCACCGCTATCGCTTGAGCGCGCGCATGCCGGTGAGGACGAAACGAGCAAGCTGCTGTTTCGGCTCGACGACGGGCAAGCGATCGAAAGCGTACTGATGCCCCACGCGGCTTCGGGCAGTCCGGGTGCAGTGACGCTGTGCGTGTCATCGCAGGTAGGTTGCGCCATGGGCTGCGTCTTCTGCGCTTCGGGTTTGTCTGGGCTCAAGCGGCAACTTGCAGCAGCCGAGATCCTCGGACAGGTGTTGTGTGCACCGGCGGCAGGGGCGTCAGGCGGGCGGCTCAGGCGTCGGGGTGCAGGGTCGGGCGGGATGGATCGGAATCGAAGCGGCGAAGTTGTCTTGCCCCGCCGCCCTAGAGGGCTCGTCTTCATGGGAATGGGAGAACCGCTGCACAACTACGGCAACCTGGCTCGCGCCCTGCTGCTGCTGACGCATCCCGAGGGGATGGCGTTTCCCTTTCGCGCCATGACCGTATCCACGAGTGGTTTGGCCCCGGAGATCAGGCGTCTCGGGCGCGATTTCGAGGGCAGGGTGCAGTTGGCTGTCTCCCTGCATGCAGCCGACGATGAGACACGCTCTCGGCTGGTGCCGCTCAATCGCCGCTATCCGATCGAGGTGCTGGTGGAGGCCATGCGTTCTTACCCGGTGCCAAGGCGTGGTCACCTGACCGTGGAGTACACCCTCATCAAAGGGACCAACGCGTCGCTGTCGGATGCACGTCGCCTGGCCCGGCTGCTGCGCGGAATGCGGGTGCGGGTGAATCTAATACCCATGAACCCAGTCGAGGGCAGCCGCCTGCGTGCGCCTGATCAGGGCAGCATCGCACGCTTCCAGAACGAGCTGCGCAGTGCCGGTTTACGCGTTTTCGTGCGGCGCCGGCGAGGGGATCGCGTTGCTGCGGCGTGCGGCCAACTCGCCCTGCGCCCGGAGCTGCAGCGCCTCACCTCGCCAAGGGCCTTGCAGGCACAGCATCCGCTCGAGGGTTAG
- a CDS encoding OmpA family protein, translating into MNDPFCPASRRAWLTPVIAATAVLVAAVLGLYASDLKSQLALTTSEHTRIRAELVSARRQNTEVQERLSRLDAQLEQEKSAHDAAEMRASESELKLKDQETELSELREDRHEVMKQLAEFKALTRQFQRMIDSGKLEVVFRRGRMVVKMPAAVLFPSGSDELSKDGRQAVRQVARVLRRDKTRRFTVGGHTDTVPIRNEEFKSNWELSTARAVTVTEVLIDSGMRAPNLVAAGFAQYDPVASNKTKRGRHRNRRIEIVLEPYLRKLRAVDKQDRTSRHRGRHAKKRRT; encoded by the coding sequence ATGAACGATCCCTTTTGTCCCGCATCCAGAAGGGCCTGGCTGACCCCGGTGATCGCGGCCACGGCCGTGCTGGTCGCCGCTGTCCTGGGCCTGTACGCCTCGGACTTGAAGTCTCAGCTAGCACTGACGACGAGCGAGCACACCAGGATTCGAGCCGAGCTTGTCAGCGCACGCAGACAGAACACCGAAGTGCAAGAGCGGCTCAGCCGGCTCGATGCACAGCTCGAGCAGGAAAAGAGCGCGCACGACGCCGCGGAGATGCGCGCGAGCGAAAGCGAGCTGAAGCTCAAGGACCAGGAAACCGAGCTTTCGGAGCTGCGCGAAGATCGCCACGAGGTGATGAAACAGCTCGCGGAGTTCAAGGCGCTAACGCGCCAGTTTCAGCGTATGATCGACAGCGGCAAGCTCGAGGTTGTTTTTCGGCGCGGCCGAATGGTCGTGAAGATGCCGGCCGCGGTGTTGTTCCCATCTGGAAGCGACGAGCTTTCCAAAGACGGGCGACAGGCCGTGCGACAGGTCGCGCGCGTGCTGCGACGCGACAAGACTCGGCGCTTCACGGTCGGCGGCCACACCGACACGGTCCCGATTCGCAACGAAGAATTCAAGAGCAACTGGGAGCTATCTACGGCCCGTGCGGTCACGGTCACCGAGGTCCTGATAGATTCCGGTATGCGTGCCCCCAACCTGGTGGCTGCAGGTTTCGCGCAATACGATCCTGTCGCCTCCAACAAGACCAAACGAGGACGTCACAGGAACCGCCGGATCGAGATCGTGCTGGAGCCCTACCTGAGAAAGCTCAGAGCCGTTGACAAACAGGACCGCACAAGCCGACATCGTGGCCGCCACGCGAAAAAGCGCCGTACGTAG